Below is a window of Streptomyces spongiicola DNA.
CGCCTGGGCTACCGCCTGGGCGACCTCGGCGACCAGGCTGCCGACCAGCAGCAGCCACCCCAGGAGCCGCAGCCTGGCGGCGGTCTGCTCGGTGTAGACGCCGTCTTGCGCGGCCGATTGCAGGAGCCGGTTGAGTACCAGGAGCCCGCAGATCAGGAGAATCAGCGACGGGACGTCGGTGCAGAGTCCAAGGAACCGCTGGTAGCCGCTGGGGTTCTCGACGCAGTACTCGGGGATCGCGGAGACATGGGCTCCCGGACGGGTGCCGAAGAGGGCTTCAGTGGCACTCGAACTGCCTGCCGTCCAGTGGGCGGTGACGCAGTTCTCCGCGGCACTCCAGAACGGGACGCCCTGGTTGAACAGGCTGAAGGCGAGGGCGATAAGAAGCAGGCCGACAAGCAGCCGCAGAAGGCCTGAGACCGTTTTGGAGAAGGGTTCGAGGAGCTTGCGGTCCTCAGCCATCACGACCTCCGTGTATCGTTTTTCGATGTTATCGAGAAACGATACACGGCGATCGGGGATGAGGGAAGCTCCTGCCAGCGCGCCACCTCCCCGCTCACCCGCGGGACCGGCGCGTCGCGCACACCAGTGCGCACTTCGGCGGCCGTGGCCCTCACCATTCCCGCGCTGGCACTCATGCCATGCGTGAGAAGGCAGAGGGACCACGGCCGCCGGAGTTGCCTGCATCAGCCGGCGGCGGGGGCAGGCGATCAGGCAGGCACGCCCCACGTCATGTCGGAGCGGGTCACACGCGCTTGAGGTATCCGCCCTTGAAGCCGTCCTGGTCGGCCCAGACGCGGTGACGGCAGGACCAGACGCCGTACACCGCGAACTCGCCCTTCCAAACCGTCTCCGAATGCGCATTGTTGCCCGGGTCGGCGGAGATCCAGTTCCTGATCGGGCTGTGCTCGAACTTCAGAGCCGGCACCCAGTTCGTGTGGCTTGCCCACCCTCCGTAGACCTTCGTGGTCCTCGTGGCGGTAGTGCGGTAGTTGACACCGAGCTTCACCGTCGTGACCTTGACCCCGAAGATCGTGTCGGAAACGCTGTGCCAGACGCTCTTGTCGCCCGCAGTCCCCCGCGCGGACACCACCCCACCCTCCTCTTCCCTGTCGATGACGATGTCGCCGTCGGCAAGCACACTCCGCTTGGCGGCAGGACTCTCCACCGCATCCATGAACGCCTCAAAGTGATCCGGCGCGTTCAGGTAGCCGATGAACTTCTTCTGCTTCTCCGCAGGCAGCTCCTTGAACTGCGCGATCGTCTCAGCCGCACCAGGCTCCGACTTGGCCTCGAGCCACGCGACGTACGCCTCCGGCGTAGAGGGGATCTGGCTCTCCGCAGCCACGGCCTGGCCAGGCAGCCCCGCCAGAGTCATGGCCCCCATCGCCGCGGCAAGAATCCCGACAAATCCTCGTCGGGTGGTATTACGCATTCCACTTCACCCGGGGCGGTTCACCCAATGCATTCAAGCAAGCAGTGAAACGCAAGGACGAGGAGCACAAAGCTCCTCCACGCACGGCAGAATCCCCCGACGCCCCCCGCGTAGGCCGCGGTTGGTCTCCCACGGCCGTGACAGAACCTTCACACCGTCACCACCAGCACGGCAACAGGTGATCAAGAATTCTGAGGTTAACTTGAGCATCCACGGCGACTACGCCTAATGGGAGCTACGGAACCGGGGAATGCTCGGTTCCGTAAGGGCTGTCCCGTAACTGCTGGTCACAGGTGAGATGATCTTGGTGTGGCTGGTGTGATCACGGCGTCGGAGCCGTCCTGGATAGCCCCGTTCACCGGGCTGAGCCCGAGGCAGTTCGGGAAGCTGGTGACGGTTCTGCGTCGTGAGGGTGCGGACAGGCTGTTGCAAGGGCCGGCCGTGGAGCCTTCCGCTGGAGGACCGGGCACTGCTGGTCGCGGCGTACTGGCGCACGAACCTGACCATGCAGCAGCTCGCCCCGCTGTTCGGGGTGTCCAAGTCGGCGGCGGACCGCATCATCGACCATCTCGGGCCGATGCTCGCCCTCCAGCCCCGCAAGCGGTTCGCCAAGGACACCGTGCTCATCGTGGACGGCACCCTGGTCCCCACCCGGGATCACACCATCGCCGAGCGGTCGAAGAACTACCGGTACTCCACCAACCACCCAGGGCTGTTGCAAGGTTAGTTGATCTTGTGTTCGTGCTGGTCAGCGGGCCGTGTCCGAGACGGACGAAGCTCCGTTGTGATCGATGACGTCTCAAGTCCTCGATGAGCAACGGAGCTTCGGTGCTTCCTGAGTCTGCCATGTCCTGCCGGTGTCCGGGGTGCGCTGGGGGCGTGTCACCCGATGCCGGGGTGTTCGCGCTGGTCAACAACCTGCGTGACCCGCGTGATCCGCGCGGGTGTCAGTACCCGCTCGGTGCGGTGCTGCTTGTCGCGCTGTGTGCGCCGGCCTGTCGTTTCGACTCCTTCCGGGCGATGGGGCAGTGGGCGGCGGTGGCGCCCAGTGCCACGCTGGAACGGCTGGGGCTGCGCCGCCGCGGCGCCTTCGGCCTGGTGAAGACACCGAGCTCGGACACGATCCGCCGCGTGGTCAACGCGGTCATGCCGGGCGGGCTGGAGGGACTGCTGCGGGCCTTCCAGGACAAGGCGCGGGTGGTGGCCGTGGACGGCAAGTGCCTGCGGGGCTCGCGGGACGCGGCCGGGCAGGCAGTGATGGTGCTGGGGGCGATGCTGCAGGACGGCACGCTGATCGCACAGCAGAAGGTGGCGGACAAGGGCAGCGAGATCACCGGCTTCGCCGCGCTGCTGGCCGCGCTGGAGCTGGAGGACGCGGTAGTGGTCGCGGACGCGCTGCATACCCAGCGCGAGCACGCCAGGGTCCTGGTGGAGGAGTTCGGCGCGCACTACGCCTTCCCCGTCAAGCGCAACCAGCCCGAGCTGTGGAAGGCGTGCCGGAAGGTTCCCTGGCAGGGCGTGCGGGCCGCCTTCCGCTCCACCGTACGTGCTCACGGCCGCATCGATACGCGGGTGGTGGAGGTGGTGAGCTTCGACGGCCTGGACTTCCCCTGCGCGCGTCAGGTCGCCCGCATCACCCGGTACCGCACCGTGCAGGCGACCGGGAAGCGCAGCCGGGAGACGGTGTACGTGATCACCGACCTGCCCTCCGGCCAGGCCGACCCGCAGCGCATCGGGGAGATCGTGCAGGCCGAGTGGGGCATCGAGAACAAGATCCATTATGTGCAGGATGCGACCTTCGGCGAGGATGCCTCCCGTATTCGTACCGGCCACGGACCGCAGAACATGGCCACGTTGAGGTCGGTCGCCATGAACTTCCCGCGCAGGATAGGCAGTTCGATCGCAGACGCGCGTCGACAGCTCGCCCTCGCGCCACACACCACTCCACTTGACCTCCTCGGTATCCCCTGTGACCTGCACATTCGTGCCTGAAATCCGACCTTGCAACAGCCCTGCCGGCGAAGGGGGGTGCTCGGCGATGCGAGGAAGCCGGCGGGTGGCGCACGTGTGGTGCCGGACGGTGGCCGAAACGGCCGGGGCCGGGGACGTCCTTCGTGCGGCGGACGTCGAGTGGGCCCTGGACGAGGCCGAGTTGCGGCGCAGAGAAACGTTACGCCGCCCATCGGACCGGTCCCTGTTCACCGCGGCCTGGGGGCTGGTGCGCCACGCTCTCAGCGAGGTCGAACCCCGGGTCGGTCCCCACGAGTGGCGATTCCTGCGCTCGGGTCTCGGCCGCCCCGAGGTGCACGCCCCCGACTGGTGCCGTTCGCTGCGGTTCAACCTCTCGCACACGGACGGGACGGTGGCCTGCGTGGTCACCCGGGAGCTGCGGTGCGGGGTGGACGTGGAGCGCTCCGGCCGCGCGCTGCCGCTGCCCCGGCTGGCCCGGGCGGTGCTGTCGCCGCGCGAGCGGCGGGAGCTGGACGCGGCCCCCGCCGGGCGGCGCCAGGAACTGTTCCTGCGCTACTGGACGGTGAAGGAGGCGTACCTGAAGGCGATCGGGAGCGGGCTGCGATTCCCCATGCCGGCCTGCGAGTTCGACGTGGGGACCGGCCGGCCACGGCTGCGTTCGCTCGGCGCGGGGCACGAGCACGCCCGGTACACGTTCCGGCAGTGGGCGGCGCCCGACGGCGGGTTCCTCGCGGTCGCGATCCAGGGCCGCACCGTGCACGGGCCGGAGCGGGACGTCCCGGTCCGGGTGCGGACACCCCGGCCCCGCGAAGAAAGTCCGCAGCCCACCGCCTTCTGATTGGATTCACGCATGAGCGAATCAACCAGCCCTTTCGAGGATCAGGCCCAGTGGGAGCACTGGCTGGAGGAGAACCACGAAAGCGCGGCCGGAGTGTGGGTGAAGATCGCCAAGAAGGACAGCGGCATTCCGAGCGTCACCTATGTGCGTCCTGCGCACGGTCCGGGAGATGGCCGGCGACCATGTACGGCACAACGCGTACTGCATCGACTTTCCGGCCGACGTCCCGGACACCGCCGACTTCCGGCGGGAGTGCGTCGCCGGGGCGCCGGCCGACGACCGGACGCGGGCGAGCACTCTGGAGCGGCTCGGCAGCGGCGTGGTGGACCTGCGCACCCTCCCGTCGTACGGGCAGGTACCGGCACCGGGCCGCAGCCCGAGTCGGTCCCGGTGCCGCCACGGTCGCCGCGCTGCTGCCCACCGGCTGCACAGGCACGGGACAAAGCCGCCGAGAGCCTCCGCGACGGCCCCGCCGACCGCCAAGGCGTCACCAACCGGCGCCCGCAAGTCCATGGGGCAGGTGCTGCGCGATATCCACGACGCTGCCCAAGGCGTCAGCGACGACCACACGCGGATCCGGCGGTGAGGACGCCGCCGCGCCCGGGAAGACCGGGTGCGGCCACCGGCCCTGCCCGGGCATCACACGGGAATCGGCGTCTCACCGGCATCCGCACCAGGACCTGCTCGCCCGCCACGGCACCGGCTTGCCCGCGCGGACCGGCCCGTCCGACCACACTGCTCCTCGCGGGCGGGCGCCCGGGGCGCCCGTCGCTCGTCTGAACGCGCCGGGCCGCGCGTGCGTAGGGAGAAGGGGACGACACGCCCCGCCGGGCTCCCGCATGCCCGACGTGCCCGGAACACCGCGACATCCACGAGGAGCGCCCGATGAACACCGCACGCCTCAGCGATCGGCTGACGGCCCGTCAACCAATCGTCCTGGGCCTGTTCCGCATCGTCCTCGGGGTGCTGTTCACCAGCGAGGGCGCGGCCACCCTCTTCGGCGTGCTGGACCGCAGGGCCAGTCCGGTGGGCGAGTGGCCGTTCTGGTACGCCGGGGTGATCGAGCTGGTGTGCGGCGCGCTGGTCCTCCTCGGTGCCGGGACGCGCGGGGCGGCCTTCCTCAGCTCCGGGATCATGGCGTTCGCCTACTTCACCGAACACCAGCAGGACGGCCTGTTCCCGTTGCAGAACGGCGGTCTCGCCCCCGCGCTGTTCTGCTGGGGCTTCCTGCTCCTGGTCTTCTTCGGTCCGGGCTCCCCGGGCCTGGCGGGCGGCCGCCGCGCACCCGGCTCCCGGCCGACCGGGAGCCCCCTCCCCCCGCAGCAGGCGCGGGACTGACGCCCGGGGCCGCCGCGCGCCCGAACCGCCGGCCCGGCGGTCGGGCGGGCCCCACGCCGGTTGGCGGTGCCGTGGCTGACGCCGTCAATCCCCTGGTTTCGTGGAGACCGGATCTCGGCGTCACACGGCGGCTTCTTCCTGGACCCCGTGAATCCCAACTTCCCCTGCGATCACGGACTCCACGCCACGAGGGGACACTCATGGCCTTTCGCCGAGAAGGGCCTCAGGGAGGTTGCAGCGGTGCGTACGGGGAAGTGGTGAAGAGTTCACGCACGGTTCCCGGTGCCCGGATTCGGCAGCGGAGCTTCGGAGAGCCCTTTCGGCGCTTCCGCACGACCCGGGTGCCAGACATGCGACGGGAGACCAGCCCACGATGTTCGATCAGGTACGGAACAGAGTACGGACAGCCGCGCTCGCCCTCTCGGCCGTCACAGCCCTCACCTTGTGTACGACCGGAGCGGCGGCGGACACCGCTCCCGCCGAACAGGGGCCGACCTCGGTGGTCTACGTCGAGGTGAACAGCAACAGCCTCCTCAACGTCGGCAGGTACACGCTCGCCGACGGTGGCGGCAACGCCTTCGACGTCGCCGTGATCTTCGCGGCGAACATCAACTACGACACGAACACGAAGTCGGCGTACCTGCACTTCAACGAGAACGTGCAGCGCGTCCTCGACAACGCGGCCACGGAGATACGGCCGCTCCAGCAGCAGGGCATCAAGGTCGTGCTCTCGGTACTCGGCAACCACCAGGGCGCGGGGTTCGCCAACTTCACCTCCCAGCAGGCGGCGTCGGCGTTCGCGAAGGAGATGTCGGACGCCGTGGCCCGGTACGGCCTCGACGGCATCGACTTCGACGACGAGTACGCCGAGTACGGCCGCAACGGCACGGCCCTGCCCAACGACAGTTCGTTCGTGCACCTGGTGACGGCGCTGCGGGCGAACATGCCGGACAAGATCATCAGCCTCTACAACATCGGTCCGGCAGCCTCGCGCCTGTCCTACGACGGCGTCGACATCTCCTCCGCGTTCGACTACGCCTCGAACCCGTACTACGGCACCTGGGGGGTTCCCCGCGTCGCACTGCCCAAGTCGCGGTTGTCGCCGGCAGCCGTCTGGATCGGCCGCACCTCGCCGAGCACATCCGCCTACCTCGCCCGCCGCACCGTCACCGAGGGCTACGGCGTCTATCTCACGTACGACCTCGACGGCACCGATCGCAGCGCCGACGTCTCCGCGTTCACCAGGGAGCTGTACGGCAGTGACGCCGTCTACACGCCGTAGGCCACCCGCGCGTCCCCGCACGCGCCCCGTTCCGCGGCCAGCCCGCCCCGTCCCATAGCCCCGCGCCCGCACAGGCACTTTGACAACGATGTCTGAACGGAGGTCGGACGCCTGCCTGTTGCCTCGCGGCGGGGCGGCAGGCAGGCCCTCGCGGCATCCCCGGGAGGGAAGATCCCGCGGTGCGGCCGTACCTGGACGGGCACACGGCTTCTCCACGAGATAGCCCCTCCGGTTGCGCGGACGGTGACACCCCGCGTTCGGCGGGGACATGTCGCCGGCCGTCACCGGCCCTTCCACAGCGAGGGCGGCGCTGCCGTGAGGGCCTTCGCCCTCACCGGGCGCGATCCCCGGCACGGCGTGTCTGATCCGCCGAGCCAGGGGAAGCTCTGGGACGAGAGTCGGATGCGGCCGGGCCCACCCGGGCCGGAACAGGGGGACCCATGGGCTGGGCCGAGCAGATGCGGGAGGCAGAGCACCGGTTGGAGGAGGGCGACCTCGACGAGGCGATCGACCGCTTCGGGGCCGCCCTGCGGGAGGGCGACCTCCAGAGCGCAGGTGTCGACCGGGAGACCGACATCCGGCGGAGCCTGGCCCGGCTTCACAAGACCAGGGACGACTACCCGAAAGCCCGAGCGGCTCTCGACACCGCGTTGAGCAGACTGCGATCCCATCCCCGGGCCGTGCGGGCCGAGGCGCTCGTACTGGTGGACCTGGCCTCGCTCCAGCGGGAGTGGGGCGACAACATCGAAGCGGAACGTACCCTCTCGCGAGTACCGGCCGGGTCCGGCTCGCTGGACGACGAGGTACTGGCCGCGCTCCACGTGGAGCGCGGCATCGTACGCAAGGACCTGGGCCGGCTGAGCGATGCGCGTGGAGACCTCGAGGAGGGGCTGCGGCTGGCCCGGCGGGCCCGGCTGACCGGTCTGGCCGGGCATGCCAGGACAGGTCTGGGACTGCTCGCCGTACTGCTCAACGACCTCAAGGGAGCCGAACGGCACTACCGTGCCGCCCGCCGCGCCTACCGGTCGATCCCCGACGCCGAGAACGAGTCGATCATCTGGCACAACCTCGGTGTCCTGTACGACAAGCAGGACCGGCCCGCCGACGCGTTGCGGTGCTACCGCAAGGCGCTGGAGATGGACGCGGCACTTGGTTCCGAGGTGGGCGTCGCGGAGAACCTCTCCGCGACGGCCTCGCTGCTGCAGGCCCGCGGGCGGGCAGCCGATGCGCGCGCCCTGCACCTCCGCGCCCTGGAGCTGTACACCGGGGTCGAGCACAAGCAGGGTGCCGTGACCGCTCTCGTGAACCTTGCGATCGTGGCCAGGCAGTCGGGCGAGCCGGTCGAGGAACACCTGCGGGCGGCGCTGCGGCTGGCCGAGGAGGTGGGCAACCCGCGCGATGTCGCCGACGTCCGGTTCGTATGGGGCGACTGCCATCTCGTGGACGGACGGACGGACGACGCCTTCGCGCACTACCTGGAGGCGGCGCGGGCCCAGTCCGGGATGCGCAGCATGCTGAGCGAGCGGGAAGCACTGAGCTACTTCGACGAGTCACGCGGCGACGAGGTGCTGGACAGGCTGGTCCGGCTGTCCGCCGACGCGGGAGACACGCGCCGCGCGCTGATGTGTGCCGAAGCGGCCAAGGGCCGGGAACTGATCCGCCGTCTGGCCGGGGCCCCAGGGCCCGATGGAACGGATCGTCGGCTGCGTTCGCCGGACCCGGAACTGGCGCTCTTCACGGCGGACGAAGGCGCCTGGTTCGAGCAGGTGACCGCACTACTGCAGCACCACGGCAGCGGGGGCCGCCCGTGTCACCTCGTGGAGTTCCACCTCGCCGAGAAGACCGCCGTGGTGTTCGTCCTCACCGCGCACGATACCGAGCCCATCGCGGTTCCGGTCAGCACCGACCGCGCGCTGCTCCGGGACGTGACG
It encodes the following:
- a CDS encoding DUF2975 domain-containing protein — translated: MAEDRKLLEPFSKTVSGLLRLLVGLLLIALAFSLFNQGVPFWSAAENCVTAHWTAGSSSATEALFGTRPGAHVSAIPEYCVENPSGYQRFLGLCTDVPSLILLICGLLVLNRLLQSAAQDGVYTEQTAARLRLLGWLLLVGSLVAEVAQAVAQAALLATLAKDVAFSPDTVVNTMTAPYLAMLTGLGLLTFARIMNVGAAMREDLEGTV
- a CDS encoding ISAs1 family transposase — translated: MSPDAGVFALVNNLRDPRDPRGCQYPLGAVLLVALCAPACRFDSFRAMGQWAAVAPSATLERLGLRRRGAFGLVKTPSSDTIRRVVNAVMPGGLEGLLRAFQDKARVVAVDGKCLRGSRDAAGQAVMVLGAMLQDGTLIAQQKVADKGSEITGFAALLAALELEDAVVVADALHTQREHARVLVEEFGAHYAFPVKRNQPELWKACRKVPWQGVRAAFRSTVRAHGRIDTRVVEVVSFDGLDFPCARQVARITRYRTVQATGKRSRETVYVITDLPSGQADPQRIGEIVQAEWGIENKIHYVQDATFGEDASRIRTGHGPQNMATLRSVAMNFPRRIGSSIADARRQLALAPHTTPLDLLGIPCDLHIRA
- a CDS encoding 4'-phosphopantetheinyl transferase family protein; translated protein: MAHVWCRTVAETAGAGDVLRAADVEWALDEAELRRRETLRRPSDRSLFTAAWGLVRHALSEVEPRVGPHEWRFLRSGLGRPEVHAPDWCRSLRFNLSHTDGTVACVVTRELRCGVDVERSGRALPLPRLARAVLSPRERRELDAAPAGRRQELFLRYWTVKEAYLKAIGSGLRFPMPACEFDVGTGRPRLRSLGAGHEHARYTFRQWAAPDGGFLAVAIQGRTVHGPERDVPVRVRTPRPREESPQPTAF
- a CDS encoding DoxX family protein, translating into MNTARLSDRLTARQPIVLGLFRIVLGVLFTSEGAATLFGVLDRRASPVGEWPFWYAGVIELVCGALVLLGAGTRGAAFLSSGIMAFAYFTEHQQDGLFPLQNGGLAPALFCWGFLLLVFFGPGSPGLAGGRRAPGSRPTGSPLPPQQARD
- a CDS encoding endo-beta-N-acetylglucosaminidase H is translated as MFDQVRNRVRTAALALSAVTALTLCTTGAAADTAPAEQGPTSVVYVEVNSNSLLNVGRYTLADGGGNAFDVAVIFAANINYDTNTKSAYLHFNENVQRVLDNAATEIRPLQQQGIKVVLSVLGNHQGAGFANFTSQQAASAFAKEMSDAVARYGLDGIDFDDEYAEYGRNGTALPNDSSFVHLVTALRANMPDKIISLYNIGPAASRLSYDGVDISSAFDYASNPYYGTWGVPRVALPKSRLSPAAVWIGRTSPSTSAYLARRTVTEGYGVYLTYDLDGTDRSADVSAFTRELYGSDAVYTP
- a CDS encoding CHAT domain-containing protein; protein product: MGWAEQMREAEHRLEEGDLDEAIDRFGAALREGDLQSAGVDRETDIRRSLARLHKTRDDYPKARAALDTALSRLRSHPRAVRAEALVLVDLASLQREWGDNIEAERTLSRVPAGSGSLDDEVLAALHVERGIVRKDLGRLSDARGDLEEGLRLARRARLTGLAGHARTGLGLLAVLLNDLKGAERHYRAARRAYRSIPDAENESIIWHNLGVLYDKQDRPADALRCYRKALEMDAALGSEVGVAENLSATASLLQARGRAADARALHLRALELYTGVEHKQGAVTALVNLAIVARQSGEPVEEHLRAALRLAEEVGNPRDVADVRFVWGDCHLVDGRTDDAFAHYLEAARAQSGMRSMLSEREALSYFDESRGDEVLDRLVRLSADAGDTRRALMCAEAAKGRELIRRLAGAPGPDGTDRRLRSPDPELALFTADEGAWFEQVTALLQHHGSGGRPCHLVEFHLAEKTAVVFVLTAHDTEPIAVPVSTDRALLRDVTRRWAGNGAVRGDRREEWLQLTVPLLEPLADRIPPGERIVLVPHDALHRVPLHAVPLQGTPLGIRNPVTYAPSITVLEHIRQRAHHTGDALVIDTSGHSGDLVFASEQALSVTETLTGAGHRVTALPAANTARRPPGRREVLGALRSVDGPRILHIAGHGRFDPQDPMRSGIPLGERSLTARDLAELRLRCELVTVGTCESGVVDRHPGDELLGLARALVIAGADALLLSLWEVDQLSTGMLLRHFYGAWLTDGEPKAQALRTAQRALRDSTAHDARRYAQTARERSTIDPHAEAAIKLAEAKVCLAARDHTAAHALAADADGSHTLSDSERLDAERVQRMARLGSLDESEPDYDRRLYDDMRHWAAFVLVGLGG